From one Musa acuminata AAA Group cultivar baxijiao chromosome BXJ2-6, Cavendish_Baxijiao_AAA, whole genome shotgun sequence genomic stretch:
- the LOC103987241 gene encoding metal transporter Nramp2 codes for MASLAKAPLLENRPGTDEQPEAAYDSDEKVVISVSDDEGPSAAAETEEVDGSLPPFSWRKLWRFTGPGFLMSIAFLDPGNLEGDLQAGAAAGYALLWLLLWSTAMGLLIQILSARLGVATGRHLAELCRDEYPRWATVALWLMAELALIGADIQEVVGSAIAIKILSGGVIPLWAGVVITALDCLVFLFLEDYGVRKLEAFFGVLIATMAVSFAVMFGETKPSFKGLLIGTVVPKLSSSTIRQAVGIVGCIIMPHNLFLHSALVQSRKIDNYNKSHVREAMKYYSIESTVALAVSFFINVCVTTIFAKGFYGTEAASSIGLENAGHFLQERYGGAFPILYVWGIGLLASGQSSTITGTYAGQFIMGGFLNLRLKKWVRSVITRSFAILPAMVVALLFDTKGSAMDILNESLNVLQSIQIPFALIPLLTLVSKEQVMGIFRIGTITKVVTWIVTGFLIVINGYLLLDFFSAEVHGVLFNSLLSLILALYVMFIVYLVLWGSTLYAWVTIAIRKSFRSGN; via the exons ATGGCGTCCCTAGCGAAGGCTCCCCTCCTCGAGAACCGGCCGGGAACCGACGAGCAGCCCGAGGCGGCTTATGATTCCGACGAGAAGGTGGTCATCTCCGTCTCCGACGATGAAGGCCCGTCAGCGGCTGCGGAGACGGAGGAAGTTGACGGCTCCCTCCCGCCCTTCTCGTGGCGGAAGCTTTGGCGGTTCACCGGCCCGGGGTTCCTGATGTCCATCGCGTTCCTGGACCCCGGGAACCTCGAGGGCGACCTCCAGGCCGGCGCGGCCGCGGGGTACGCACTCCTCTGGTTGCTCCTCTGGTCCACCGCCATGGGGCTCCTCATCCAGATACTCTCCGCGAGGCTCGGCGTGGCGACGGGGCGCCACCTGGCGGAGCTCTGCCGCGACGAGTACCCGCGGTGGGCCACCGTCGCGCTCTGGCTCATGGCCGAGCTCGCTCTCATCGGGGCCGACATCCAGGAGGTGGTCGGGAGCGCCATCGCAATCAAAATCCTCAGCGGCGGGGTCATCCCCCTCTGGGCCGGGGTGGTCATCACGGCTTTGGACTG CCTCGTCTTCTTGTTTCTTGAGGACTATGGTGTGAGGAAATTAGAAGCTTTCTTTGGGGTTCTAATTGCAACAATGGCGGTCTCATTTGCTGTAATGTTTGGTGAAACCAAGCCTAGCTTCAAGGGACTGCTGATTG GTACTGTTGTTCCAAAACTAAGTTCGAGTACAATAAGACAGGCAGTGGGGATCGTTGGCTGCATTATTATGCCCCACAACCTGTTCTTGCATTCTGCTCTTGTGCAGTCAAGAAAAATCGACAATTACAATAAAAGCCATGTTAGAGAAGCAATGAAGTACTATTCCATAGAATCCACTGTGGCTCTTGCGGTTTCCTTCTTTATCAATGTTTGCGTCACTACAATTTTTGCAAAGGGATTCTATGGTACAGAAGCAGCCAGTTCTATAGGGCTTGAGAACGCTGGGCACTTCTTACAAGAGAGATATGGAGGTGCATTTCCCATTCTGTATGTATGGGGTATTGGACTATTGGCCTCTGGACAGAGTAGCACAATTACTGGCACTTATGCTGGGCAATTCATCATGGGAGGCTTTTTGAATCTTCGATTGAAGAAGTGGGTACGATCTGTGATCACAAGAAGCTTTGCAATTTTGCCAGCTATGGTGGTTGCTCTTTTGTTTGATACCAAGGGCTCAGCCATGGATATTCTGAATGAGTCACTTAATGTGCTTCAATCCATTCAGATACCATTTGCTCTTATCCCACTGCTTACTTTGGTCTCAAAGGAACAGGTTATGGGAATTTTTAGGATTGGCACTATTACAAAG GTGGTAACCTGGATCGTGACAGGTTTTCTAATAGTCATCAATGGTTACCTTTTGCTTGATTTCTTCTCTGCTGAAGTACATGGCGTGCTCTTTaattctcttctttctctcaTCTTAGCACTATATGTTATGTTCATCGTTTATCTTGTCTTGTGGGGTAGCACTTTGTATGCTTGGGTTACTATAGCAATCAGGAAGAGTTTCCGCAGTGGCAACTGA
- the LOC135614520 gene encoding probable protein S-acyltransferase 22, whose protein sequence is MRKHGWQLPYHPLQVVAIAVFLALGFAFYVFFVPFVGKKLFQYVVMGLYTPLIACVFFLYVWCAATDPGDPGIFKSKKYLKVEDYKEQFVSKECKQEGLTKELNVETTAEKQLDGSIDSDAARDELHSRVESERLPGSTITWLVVLFSWCGLSFMCNWCQSHEQSSEEQMSEEGMFYCSLCEVEVLKYSKHCRVCDKCVDGFDHHCRWINNCIGRKNYKRFFTLMASALLLLILQWSIGLLVLILCFLERKRFSAEIISKLGSSFSLVPFVIVVASCTFLAMVATLPVAQLFFFHILLIKKGISTYDYIIALREQEQEQEQHAVGEQQSPQMSQVSSFTGLSSTSSFNVIHRGAWCTPPRLFLEDQFDVVPPEIGTSANHTSKKLMAEEPVKRKNAGPVKISPWTLARLNAEEVSKAAAQARKKSKILQPIVRRDNLQGQDTESSLGSGSGRMVLRSDNRRRMNKRGRVPLDLPLESLAKISASATESNASDLAPETSTSLAPLQLEARSAFRPNKPMPSARVVASSPDSSLDSPDLHPFRDSSSGAEEAQGLNSISITGIIPPNGIQRSRSASDGYEASGGEDSDRIPSRIVHRSSNWASIVLSSEHSQIADDMKASSSASLL, encoded by the exons ATGAGGAAGCATGGGTGGCAGCTTCCCTATCATCCTCTTCAG GTGGTAGCAATAGCTGTTTTTCTTGCGCTGGGGTTTGCTTTCTATGTGTTCTTTGTCCCATTTGTTGGGAAGAAGCTGTTTCAGTATGTAGTAATGGGGCTTTACACTCCCCTG ATTGCATGTGTTTTCTTCTTATATGTGTGGTGTGCGGCAACGGATCCTGGTGACCCTGGTATATTCAAATCAAAGAAGTATCTTAAAGTAGAGGACTACAAAGAACAATTTGTTTCCAAAGAGTGTAAGCAAGAAGGCTTAACAAAGGAGCTAAATGTTGAAACAACTGCCGAAAAGCAacttgatgggagcattgattcaGATGCTGCTAGGGATGAGTTACATTCTAGAGTTGAAAGTGAGAGATTGCCTGGCAGCACTATAACTTGGTTGGTAGTACTTTTTAGCTGGTGTGGTCTGTCTTTTATGTGCAATTGGTGTCAGTCACATGAGCAGTCTTCTGAAGAGCAAATGAGTGAGGAAGGAATGTTTTACTGCAGTCTATGCGAAGTTGAG GTATTGAAGTACAGTAAGCACTGTAGAGTTTGTGACAAATGTGTTGATGGCTTCGATCATCACTGCAGG TGGATCAACAACTGCATAGGAAGAAAAAACTATAAAAGGTTCTTCACCCTAATGGCGTCTGCTCTTCTCTTG CTTATTCTGCAGTGGTCAATTGGACTCCTTGTGTTGATACTCTGCTTCCTTGAGCGAAAGAGATTCTCTGCAGAAATCATCTCAAAGTTGGGAAGCAGCTTCTCTTTGGTGCCCTTTGTTATTGTGGTG gCTTCCTGTACTTTCTTAGCCATGGTTGCGACCCTACCAGTTGCACAACTTTTCTTCTTTCACATTCTTCTAATAAAAAAG GGAATTAGTACATATGATTACATCATAGCTTTaagggagcaggagcaggagcaagAACAACATGCTGTTGGAGAACAACAAAGTCCACAAATGTCTCAAGTAAGCTCTTTTACTGGACTAAGCAGCACCAGTTCCTTCAACGTGATTCATAGAGGTGCATGGTGTACTCCACCAAGATTATTCCTCGAGGATCAG TTTGATGTTGTGCCCCCAGAGATTGGCACATCTGCAAATCACACAAGCAAGAAGTTGATGGCAGAGGAACCAGTCAAGAGGAAAAATGCCGGACCTGTCAAGATCAGTCCATGGACCCTTGCAAGACTTAATGCCGAAGAGGTTTCGAAAGCTGCTGCACAGGCAAGGAAGAAGTCCAAAATCCTTCAGCCAATTGTTAGACGAGATAATCTGCAGGGACAAGACACAGAGAGTAGTCtcggcagtggcagtggcagaaTGGTTCTGAGATCCGATAACCGTAGGCGGATGAACAAAAGAGGAAGAGTTCCGTTGGACCTTCCTCTTGAATCTCTAGCGAAAATATCTGCTAGCGCAACTGAGAGTAATGCCAGCGATCTGGCTCCCGAGACATCCACCAGTTTGGCACCTCTGCAGCTTGAAGCCAGGAGTGCTTTTCGACCCAACAAGCCAATGCCATCAGCTAGAGTTGTTGCTTCTTCTCCTGATAGTAGTTTAGACTCACCTGATCTGCATCCATTTCGCGATTCTTCATCCGGAGCTGAGGAAGCACAAGGTCTCAATTCTATTTCTATCACAGGCATAATTCCACCAAACGGAATTCAGCGCTCGAGATCTGCCAGTGATGGGTATGAAGCATCTGGGGGTGAAGACAGTGACCGGATCCCATCTAGGATCGTGCACAGGTCATCCAATTGGGCTAGCATTGTCCTCAGCTCCGAACATAGTCAGATTGCAGATGATATGAAGGCCTCATCCTCTGCAAGCTTGCTCTAG
- the LOC135614521 gene encoding methionine--tRNA ligase, chloroplastic/mitochondrial-like isoform X1, with product MAAGRALLSSQNGLAAVAPLSSIGYRARGLASSLPLLRRRCPSAFASSSARCCSRPHSEGAGERVMKPEKEEAFVLTTPLYYVNAPPHMGSAYTTIAADAIARFQRLLGKKVVFITGTDEHGEKIAAAAQASGRSPREHCDTISQSYRILWRELDIAYDKFIRTTDSKHEAIVKEFYSRVLNNGDIYRADYEGLYCVNCEEYKDEKELLENNCCPMHLKPCVRRKEDNYFFALSKYQKTLEDYLTSNPDFVKPLFRLNEVQGWIKSGLRDFSISRSSVEWGIPVPNDDKQTIYVWFDALLGYVSALLEEGEQTNLEQAVCSGWPASLHLIGKDILRFHAVYWPAMLLSAGLSVPNMVFGHGFLTKDGMKMGKSLGNTLEPKDLVQRFGADAVRYFFLREVEFGNDGDYSEDRFINIVNAHLANTIGNLLNRTLGLLKKNCQSMLAFDSIIAAEGNSFKDSVDQLVEKAKYHYENLSLSSACESVLDIANAGNLYMDERAPWSLFKQGGASSEMAAKDLVIILEVMRIIATALSPITPSLCSRIYSQLGFSKEQFEAATWDDTKWGGLKAGQIMAEPKPVFARIENIDDGNEVVQNKNKDKKKASRRQGLVEA from the exons ATGGCCGCCGGTCGAGCTCTGTTATCGTCCCAGAACGGGCTCGCCGCTGTTGCGCCCCTGTCCTCCATAGGTTACCGAGCCAGAGGACTCGCTTCCTCCCttcccctcctccgccgccgctgccCCTCCGCTTTCGCCTCGTCTTCCGCGCGCTGCTGCAGTCGTCCGCATAGCGAGGGCGCCGGGGAACGGGTCATGAAACCCGAAAAGGAGGAGGCTTTCGTGCTCACCACCCCTCTTTACTATGTCAATGCGCCGCCCCATATGGGCAGCGCCTATACCACCATCGCCGCCGATGCCATTGCCCGATTCCAG AGGCTCCTAGGAAAGAAAGTTGTATTCATCACAGGGACCGATGAGCATGGAGAAAAAATTGCTGCTGCTGCACAAGCTAGTGGCAGGAGCCCCAGAGAACATTGTGATACTATTTCCCAGTCTTATAGGATTCTGTGGAGAGAG CTAGATATAGCATACGACAAGTTTATCCGCACTACTGATTCGAAGCATGAAGCAATAGTCAAAGAATTTTACTCTAGAGTGCTTAACAATGGCGATATATACAGGGCTGATTATGAGGGTCTCTACTGTGTGAACTGTGAGGAGTACAAG GATGAAAAAGAATTGCTTGAGAATAACTGTTGCCCAATGCATTTAAAGCCTTGTGTTCGTCGGAAGGAAGATAACTATTTTTTTGCATTATCAAAGTATCAGAAAACACTGGAAGATTATTTAACATCCAATCCAGATTTTGTGAAGCCTTTATTCCGCCTGAATGAG GTGCAAGGTTGGATAAAAAGTGGACTGAGAGATTTCTCTATATCCCGCTCATCTGTAGAGTGGGGCATACCTGTGCCTAATGATGATAAACAAACTATATATGTCTGGTTTGATGCTTTATTGGG GTATGTTTCTGCATTGTTAGAGGAGGGTGAGCAAACAAATTTAGAACAAGCTGTTTGTTCTGGTTGGCCTGCTTCACTGCACTTAATAGGCAAG GATATCTTGCGGTTTCATGCGGTTTACTGGCCTGCTATGCTACTATCAGCAGGATTAAGTGTTCCAAACATGGTATTTGGGCATGGATTCTTGACGAAG GATGGTATGAAGATGGGGAAATCACTAGGAAATACACTTGAACCGAAGGATCTAGTGCAAAGATTTGGAGCTGATGCTGTTAGGTATTTTTTCTTGCGGGAAGTGGAATTTGGTAATGATGGGGATTATTCAGAGGATCGGTTCATCAACATTGTGAATGCACATCTTGCTAACACAATTG GAAACCTTCTGAACCGTACCCTTGGGCTTTTAAAGAAAAACTGCCAGTCAATGTTGGCATTTGATTCCATTATTGCAGCTGAAGGAAACTCATTTAAAGATTCTGTAGACCAATTA GTAGAGAAGGCCAAATACCATTATGAGAACCTTTCATTATCATCAGCATGCGAATCTGTCTTAGATATTGCGAATGCTGGTAACCTTTATATGGATGAACGAGCTCCATGGTCTCTTTTCAAGCAAGGTGGTGCAAGTTCTGAAATGGCTGCAAAG GATCTCGTCATAATACTGGAAGTAATGAGAATAATAGCAACTGCTCTATCTCCGATCACTCCAAGCCTGTGTTCCAGAATATATAGCCAACTTGGGTTTTCAAAGGAACAATTTGAAGCAGCGACATGG GATGATACCAAATGGGGAGGGCTGAAGGCAGGTCAGATAATGGCAGAGCCTAAGCCAGTTTTTGCAAGGATTGAAAACATTGACGATGGAAATGAGGTGGTCCAAAACAAgaacaaagacaagaaaaaaGCTTCGCGCCGGCAAGGGCTTGTAGAGGCTTAA
- the LOC135614521 gene encoding methionine--tRNA ligase, chloroplastic/mitochondrial-like isoform X2 encodes MAAGRALLSSQNGLAAVAPLSSIGYRARGLASSLPLLRRRCPSAFASSSARCCSRPHSEGAGERVMKPEKEEAFVLTTPLYYVNAPPHMGSAYTTIAADAIARFQRLLGKKVVFITGTDEHGEKIAAAAQASGRSPREHCDTISQSYRILWREDEKELLENNCCPMHLKPCVRRKEDNYFFALSKYQKTLEDYLTSNPDFVKPLFRLNEVQGWIKSGLRDFSISRSSVEWGIPVPNDDKQTIYVWFDALLGYVSALLEEGEQTNLEQAVCSGWPASLHLIGKDILRFHAVYWPAMLLSAGLSVPNMVFGHGFLTKDGMKMGKSLGNTLEPKDLVQRFGADAVRYFFLREVEFGNDGDYSEDRFINIVNAHLANTIGNLLNRTLGLLKKNCQSMLAFDSIIAAEGNSFKDSVDQLVEKAKYHYENLSLSSACESVLDIANAGNLYMDERAPWSLFKQGGASSEMAAKDLVIILEVMRIIATALSPITPSLCSRIYSQLGFSKEQFEAATWDDTKWGGLKAGQIMAEPKPVFARIENIDDGNEVVQNKNKDKKKASRRQGLVEA; translated from the exons ATGGCCGCCGGTCGAGCTCTGTTATCGTCCCAGAACGGGCTCGCCGCTGTTGCGCCCCTGTCCTCCATAGGTTACCGAGCCAGAGGACTCGCTTCCTCCCttcccctcctccgccgccgctgccCCTCCGCTTTCGCCTCGTCTTCCGCGCGCTGCTGCAGTCGTCCGCATAGCGAGGGCGCCGGGGAACGGGTCATGAAACCCGAAAAGGAGGAGGCTTTCGTGCTCACCACCCCTCTTTACTATGTCAATGCGCCGCCCCATATGGGCAGCGCCTATACCACCATCGCCGCCGATGCCATTGCCCGATTCCAG AGGCTCCTAGGAAAGAAAGTTGTATTCATCACAGGGACCGATGAGCATGGAGAAAAAATTGCTGCTGCTGCACAAGCTAGTGGCAGGAGCCCCAGAGAACATTGTGATACTATTTCCCAGTCTTATAGGATTCTGTGGAGAGAG GATGAAAAAGAATTGCTTGAGAATAACTGTTGCCCAATGCATTTAAAGCCTTGTGTTCGTCGGAAGGAAGATAACTATTTTTTTGCATTATCAAAGTATCAGAAAACACTGGAAGATTATTTAACATCCAATCCAGATTTTGTGAAGCCTTTATTCCGCCTGAATGAG GTGCAAGGTTGGATAAAAAGTGGACTGAGAGATTTCTCTATATCCCGCTCATCTGTAGAGTGGGGCATACCTGTGCCTAATGATGATAAACAAACTATATATGTCTGGTTTGATGCTTTATTGGG GTATGTTTCTGCATTGTTAGAGGAGGGTGAGCAAACAAATTTAGAACAAGCTGTTTGTTCTGGTTGGCCTGCTTCACTGCACTTAATAGGCAAG GATATCTTGCGGTTTCATGCGGTTTACTGGCCTGCTATGCTACTATCAGCAGGATTAAGTGTTCCAAACATGGTATTTGGGCATGGATTCTTGACGAAG GATGGTATGAAGATGGGGAAATCACTAGGAAATACACTTGAACCGAAGGATCTAGTGCAAAGATTTGGAGCTGATGCTGTTAGGTATTTTTTCTTGCGGGAAGTGGAATTTGGTAATGATGGGGATTATTCAGAGGATCGGTTCATCAACATTGTGAATGCACATCTTGCTAACACAATTG GAAACCTTCTGAACCGTACCCTTGGGCTTTTAAAGAAAAACTGCCAGTCAATGTTGGCATTTGATTCCATTATTGCAGCTGAAGGAAACTCATTTAAAGATTCTGTAGACCAATTA GTAGAGAAGGCCAAATACCATTATGAGAACCTTTCATTATCATCAGCATGCGAATCTGTCTTAGATATTGCGAATGCTGGTAACCTTTATATGGATGAACGAGCTCCATGGTCTCTTTTCAAGCAAGGTGGTGCAAGTTCTGAAATGGCTGCAAAG GATCTCGTCATAATACTGGAAGTAATGAGAATAATAGCAACTGCTCTATCTCCGATCACTCCAAGCCTGTGTTCCAGAATATATAGCCAACTTGGGTTTTCAAAGGAACAATTTGAAGCAGCGACATGG GATGATACCAAATGGGGAGGGCTGAAGGCAGGTCAGATAATGGCAGAGCCTAAGCCAGTTTTTGCAAGGATTGAAAACATTGACGATGGAAATGAGGTGGTCCAAAACAAgaacaaagacaagaaaaaaGCTTCGCGCCGGCAAGGGCTTGTAGAGGCTTAA
- the LOC135614522 gene encoding uncharacterized protein LOC135614522, translating into MGTKVQCKSYLPGYPISDLHEDANYSWSRFSEDKTFSRQMHNNFKLRGVSSWLDYDKEMLKRTMLEHEAIFQRQVFELHRLYRTQKELMHDFKKKNLNEFSGPMVISRSSMFASQMHPEFSESVWHLPPPPLLSTCQSTANVTDVDDRRNFLNFLEESATQCNSISAKNGGFVKDDRPKEAKLSGFPRRILDLHLPADAYIENEDTEHTEGKIDVEPCAMAAETINMIHGIEADNEVKLSLGSVEVPGFGKGALKLNLHSRNGLPIHSFADLNEPTEDSCERGTVGSGSCKFNGLNVDSKQLQKPWTTMRSKTSSPHTNPFMDKHGDQVVSSSYLNVDRADKGQEQQVLHNNCGQSKIAVSSYNSGLFNEKFPLSCGSIKLTLDTTQESHIPIAVQALPGSSASSMLNGQSKSYNAVKQSNNVGCEKVPCNVDLQPQLRLDNKFSSNVNGLHHGSQMNSTSLTGTHLLPCNLRMQSLGNNSDTSEYANSEIHEPRKCLKSLHFVDVKYAKDVQSNQAILCCSQSDLTDRQKLIRKHHESSKGIIWHREKPSPSGSTGIKECDTRLDLQFSRDYSQLIFTEFTEGVKDEGPSIFAAKQPMPSFDIKESRIQTSQTSDSLNSKRIFCLPENSCRNFSYSNSISYDGHSLADDAKDYGKGKAGRNFYPGLRNDINLNSDLTPIIDPQSFRMSAEGETQIPPSFPWPRVAGKPTCKIDLEAPADELEEENTFSGAKLVDINYSKTTVEISQEKISSQDPHVILAADAIVSMSMNVHKDSDKVARHPFAPSSCDSLYMLAELVTHDAESKGSGEGNCDASEDDGLDVFESMTLKLEELKADEYCCKPCRQEKPEDEKSMATLLLTKPRRGQARRRRQRRDFQKDVLPALASLSRHEVTEDLQALGGVTRSGKSWQISSARSTCQNSASFQTRGRRRPRDLAITAMEVTDSPPRTQPIHSELENDGRNIMAWGRTTRRCRRQRMPSGNAPAPQG; encoded by the exons ATGGGAACAAAGGTGCAGTGTAAAAGCTATCTTCCAGGATATCCAATAAGTGATCTACATGAGGATGCAAACTACAGTTGGTCTCGTTTTTCTGAAGATAAAACATTCAGCAGGCAAATGCACAATAATTTCAAACTAAGGGGAGTTAGTAGCTGGTTAGACTATGACAAAGAAATGTTGAAGCGGACAATGCtggaacatgaagctatattccaGAGACAG GTTTTTGAGCTACATCGTCTTTATAGAACACAAAAGGAGTTGATGCATGACTTTAAGAAAAAAAACCTGAATGAATTTTCTGGACCAATGGTGATATCTAGGTCAAGTATGTTTGCATCTCAGATGCATCCTGAATTTAGCGAAAGTGTCTGGCATTTACCTCCCCCACCTCTACTAAGCACTTGTCAGAGTACAGCAAATGTTACAGATGTTGATGACAGGAGAAACTTCTTAAATTTTCTCGAAGAAAGTGCAACACAATGCAATTCAATTTCAGCTAAAAATGGAGGGTTTGTTAAGGATGACAGACCAAAGGAGGCTAAGCTCAGTGGATTTCCTAGAAGAATTCTGGACCTTCACCTTCCTGCTGATGCTTATATTGAAAATGAAGACACAGAACATACAGAGGGTAAAATTGATGTTGAGCCATGTGCTATGGCTGCTGAGACTATTAACATGATTCATGGCATCGAGGCTGACAATGAGGTAAAGTTGTCTCTTGGCAGTGTTGAGGTTCCTGGCTTTGGAAAAGGTGCTCTAAAATTAAATCTGCATTCAAGAAATGGTCTACCCATTCACAGTTTTGCTGATCTGAATGAGCCTACTGAAGATTCATGTGAGAGAGGGACCGTAGGTTCAGGTAGTTGTAAATTCAATGGTTTGAATGTGGACTCCAAACAACTTCAAAAGCCTTGGACAACAATGAGATCAAAAACTAGTTCTCCGCACACAAATCCTTTCATGGACAAACATGGTGATCAAGTGGTTAGCTCGAGTTACCTCAATGTAGACAGAGCTGATAAAGGACAGGAACAACAAGTGTTACACAACAATTGTG GACAAAGTAAAATTGCTGTGAGTTCCTACAATTCTGGCCTATTTAATGAGAAGTTTCCATTGTCATGCGGATCAATAAAGTTGACACTTGATACAACTCAAGAAAGCCACATTCCCATTGCAGTTCAAGCACTTCCAGGTTCTAGTGCATCTTCAATGTTGAATGGACAGAGCAAGAGTTATAATGCAGTTAAACAAAGCAACAATGTTGGTTGTGAGAAAGTACCATGCAATGTGGATCTGCAACCACAGTTGAGACTTGATAATAAATTCTCATCCAATGTGAACGGCCTTCATCATGGTAGCCAAATGAATTCTACTTCTTTAACTGGAACCCACCTTTTACCCTGTAACCTAAGGATGCAAAGCCTTGGTAACAACAGTGATACTTCAGAATATGCAAACTCTGAAATCCATGAACCCCGGAAGTGCTTAAAGAGTTTGCACTTCGTAGATGTTAAGTATGCTAAGGATGTGCAATCGAACCAGGCTATCCTTTGTTGCAGCCAAAGTGATCTCACTGATCGGCAAAAATTAATCAGGAAGCATCATGAATCATCCAAGGGCATAATTTGGCATAGAGAAAAGCCATCTCCCAGTGGTTCTACTGGCATAAAAGAATGTGACACTCGATTAGATCTGCAATTCAGTAGGGATTATTCTCAGCTAATTTTTACTGAGTTTACAGAAGGAGTCAAGGACGAAGGTCCTTCCATTTTTGCCGCAAAGCAACCTATGCCATCATTCGACATCAAGGAAAGCAGAATTCAAACGAGCCAAACATCTGACAGCTTGAATAGTAAAAGAATTTTTTGCCTACCTGAGAACTCCTGTAGGAATTTCAGCTACTCAAATTCTATTTCATACGATGGACACTCTCTAGCTGATGATGCAAAGGACTACGGAAAAGGAAAGGCAGGCAGAAATTTCTATCCAGGTTTAAGAAACGACATCAATCTGAACTCTGATCTAACGCCTATCATTGATCCTCAGTCGTTTAGAATGTCAGCTGAAGGTGAGACACAGATTCCACCATCATTTCCTTGGCCAAGAGTTGCTGGCAAACCAACATGCAAAATTGATTTGGAAGCACCAGCTGATGAACTGGAAGAAGAAAATACATTTTCCGGGGCCAAGCTTGTAGATATTAATTACTCAAAGACAACAGTTGAAATATCACAAGAGAAGATATCCTCTCAAGATCCTCATGTCATACTGGCAGCAGATGCTATTGTTTCCATGTCAATGAATGTACATAAAGATTCAGATAAGGTCGCACGTCACCCCTTTGCTCCGTCCTCATGTGATTCCTTGTACATGTTGGCAGAGTTGGTTACACACGATGCAGAGTCAAAAGGAAGTGGAGAAGGCAACTGTGATGCTTCAGAAGATGATGGATTGGATGTCTTCGAGTCAATGACATTGAAGCTTGAAGAACTCAAGGCAGATGAATATTGTTGCAAACCATGTCGACAAGAAAAGCCAGAGGATGAGAAGTCCATGGCCACATTGCTTCTCACCAAGCCTCGTAGGGGCCaggcaagaagaagaaggcagAGGAGAGATTTCCAGAAAGATGTCCTACCAGCACTTGCATCCCTGTCAAGGCATGAAGTGACTGAGGATCTTCAGGCTCTTGGAGGGGTGACAAGATCAGGCAAGTCATGGCAAATTAGCTCCGCTAGGAGCACGTGCCAAAACAGTGCCAGTTTCCAAACAAGGGGGAGGAGGCGGCCGAGAGACTTGGCCATCACCGCCATGGAGGTTACAGACAGTCCCCCTCGAACGCAGCCTATTCACTCCGAGTTAGAAAATGATGGGAGAAACATAATGGCATGGGGAAGGACAACAAGAAGGTGTCGCAGACAAAGAATGCCATCAGGCAACGCGCCTGCTCCTCAGGGATAG